The genomic segment TTCAGATAACTCAGCAGGGGTCATCACACACTCCGTAAATCGAATTTTATAAAGCACATAGTCACGAATTCCTCACGCAAAAAGCCGCGGTTATAGCCAGCAACCAGTAGACGTTTGAGGATTCTTTTCATGGGCGGTTAGCTCCGCGCTTCATGCGGTCAATGGCTGCCTGGCTGATAAATACCTCAGCCGAACCGTCACTTGGTTTTGCGAACCAGGAAGCCCCTGTCCCACCGATGGCGTTTGCGCTTGCGGATATCTGAGGAGCTCCATTTGGTTTTTCATCGTTCCAGCGCTCTCCGTTCAGGTATGACGCTGGCAGGAGTTTGTCGAACCCCATTTGCTGTGTTTTCACCCGGAGGCTGATATCTTCAGCCAGCATAACGGCGAAGTTCTCAGGCGTACCTCGGTTCGCTTTTTTCCAGTCGCGATATTTGGTCCTGAACGCTGACTTAGCCTTGACCTTGGCATCCTTTCTCAGACCTGCCCCCCAAAAAATATTTTCGAAAGCGACATCGACTGGATCTTGGCCTTCAGCATCATCTGATTCTGAATCAGGTTTTTCCTGTGAAGGTTTCCCTTTCGACTCGTCAGGTTTATCGCCATCAGTCCGATTCGAATCGGACAAATTAGTTTTATTCCTTTCCTCTTCCCTTCCCTTCCTTTCCTTTCCGTCAGTGAGTTCGTCGTGAGCACTCAGTGAGTCCTCAGTGTTATCTCCATTACTTGTATGTGAATCATGCTTTTGTTTTTCATCATCGCTCACTGAGCCATCCATGTAATTCGGTGCTGGTTTCCGTGAGTTATCAGTAACGTCTGCAGGAGTAGGTATTGTTGTTGTGGATGGTCGGTTAATTTTTTGATGTTTAGAAAAACCATCAATGTGAATATATTCAACACCACTCACTGAATACTCACTGATTAATCCTGCCCCACTAAGTTCTTTAATTAACGGTTCGCAGTCGATCATATCGGCAGGGAAAATCTGCATCTTGATACGCTTAGGGGAGCGCACCAGATTGCCTTTATCATCAGCAAAATTGAACATGCCGATAAACATCAGGCGCGCCTCAAATGAGCACTCGACAACTTTCTCATCGGTCCAGAACTCAGGTTTAATTGTTCTAATGCGTGCCATCAATCAGCCCTCCATCAGCACAAATAACCTCACTTACATCAGACTTTGACTGGAATTTGGCATCTACCAGGGAGGCCTTGCGCGCATTGCAGGAATCACACAAACATTGCATGTTGTCTGGGTGGTGAGCCCCACCGTTACGTCGCGATACAATGTGATCTGCGACCAATTTAATGCGGTCTTGACTGCCACAATGACGGCATTTGAAACCGTCGCGCCAAAGAACAAATTCGCGTAGTGCGCGATGGCAGGGTACGCGCATTTTCAGGCGACCTTTGATCGTGGGCGCTTTCCATTTGTTGCCGTTCTGGTCTAACCAAAACTCAGACGGCACCTTTCCGTAATCACGCATTTTGCGCCTCCGAGACCTTTGTAAAATATTGTTGGAACTTCCAGACAGGCTGCATGCATTCATGCGGATAATTCTGCCTGGTGAAATACACCTGCTGTTTATCCCGATTCCAGCCGGTGACATGCACAATCACACCGCGCGGATCGCGATAATCGATATCCAATGGCTTAATTTGGTTTTCGGTAGTGATTGAGTGCGACATATCACAC from the Enterobacter sp. RHBSTW-00175 genome contains:
- a CDS encoding HNH endonuclease; translation: MNACSLSGSSNNILQRSRRRKMRDYGKVPSEFWLDQNGNKWKAPTIKGRLKMRVPCHRALREFVLWRDGFKCRHCGSQDRIKLVADHIVSRRNGGAHHPDNMQCLCDSCNARKASLVDAKFQSKSDVSEVICADGGLIDGTH
- a CDS encoding DUF4222 domain-containing protein, whose protein sequence is MSHSITTENQIKPLDIDYRDPRGVIVHVTGWNRDKQQVYFTRQNYPHECMQPVWKFQQYFTKVSEAQNA